The genomic stretch TCCTGCACCAGCGCCATCAGCCGCTTGCCGAGGTCGCCGGCGCGGCGCCGTTCGAGGTGCTCGCGGGCGTGCTGCAGCGTTTGCGCGAAGCGGTCGCGGCCGAACGGCTTGAGCAGGTAGTCGATCGCATGCACTTCGAAGGCCTTGAGCGCGTACTCGTCGTAGGCCGTCACGAACACCACCGCCGGCGGCTGCTCGGCGCCCAGTTGCTGGATCACGCCGAAGCCATCGCACGCCGGCATCTGCACGTCCAGGAACACCAGGTCGGGATGTTGCGATTGGATGGCCGAGACGGCCTGGGTGCCGTCGGAATATTCCCCGACCACCTCGATGTCTTTCTCCTGGTTGAGCATCCCGATGATGCGCTCGCGCGCCATCGGCTCGTCGTCCACTACCACCGTGCGAATCTTGGTCACGCCACACCCTCCACGGCCCTGTCGTCTCTCACCTCAACTGCAAGCTCAGCCATCGGAATGGCGATGAGCACAAGCAACCCGCCCTCGGCAGGCTGCCGAAATTCAAACCGGTGCAGCGACCCGTACAAGTGACCGAGGCGCGACCGGGTATTCGAAAGCCCCACGCCGCGGTTGAAGTCAGTCAACCGCGCCGCCGAGAGCCCCACACCGTTGTCTTGCACGTCCAGTTCGAGCATGGCCCCGACACGGCGGGACCGGACCACGATTTGGCCAGGTGTGGGCCTGGGACCAATACCGTGCTTGATGGCATTTTCGACGAGCGGCTGGAGCAAAAGGTTGGGCACCAGGGCGTCCAGGGTGTCCGCCTGGATGTCGAATACAACAGAGAGACGGTCGCGGAAGCGAGTTTGTTCGATCTCCAGATACTTGGAGAGGAAGTCCAGCTCCTCTTTCAGCTCCACCTGCTGGACCCCGACCCGGTGGAGCGACATGCGGAGCAGGTCGCTCAGCCGCGCGATCATCGCGTCGGCGGCGTCCACGTCCCGGTGCATCAACGCCGAAATGGTGTTCAGCGTGTTGAACAGGAAGTGCGGCTGCATCTGCCGCTGGAGCGTGTGGAGCTGCGCCTCGACGAGGCGGGTTTCCATTTGCGCCGCGCTCAATTCCCTGGCGCGCGCCTGGTGGCTGTACCGGAGGGCGTGGCTGACGCCGACGATCGTCCAGTAGGTCATCATCTCCCAGTCGAAATTCAGGAAGAACATCCGCTGCGCTTCCATCAGCCACGAGTCGAGGGATTCGCCCACCACCCAGTAGGTGGCCATGCGCGAGGCCACGGCCATGGCCACGTGCAGCAGCGTCGCCGCGAACACGCCGGCGATGTGAATGGGGATCGCCGACTTGAACGTCGCCCGCTCGAAGGGAAACCTGTTCGACAGCCAGATGATGCCTGGCGTGAGCACCGCCCACGAGTACCAGTAGGTGAGGTTGAGCGCGAGCAACAGGCTGAAGGCCGCCGGCTTCGCGGTAAAGGTCGAGATGAAGTAGAACGCTGCGAAGGCCGAGAAGAACCCGAGCGCGGTGGCAACGCTGAAGATCACACGAACGGGCACACGTCCGGGAGTGGGAGCCATGACGGCACTATCGACTTGCCGCGGCCTGCGGTCAAGCAGGTTGCCACTCGTCACACCATTCGTCCCAGGTCGCCGCATCTCAACGGCGCTATAGCGAAGAGCGTGCCGCATCCGGTCAATGGGATTTGTCGCGTGTTTTCAGGGATAGGCCGCGTGACAGCGCGGATGAGATCCGGTGAATTGAAGAACCGCGCGGTTCAGTTGTTCGGTTTCAAAATCAAGAATCCCAAAGGTGGGACGGTCAGGCGGAGCGACCACGGATGCCCGTGCGCCGGTTCCGCCTCCGCGTTCACGTGTCCCGCGTTCCCCACGTTGCTGCCGCCGTACGCCTCGGCGTCGCTGTTGAGGAGCTCTCGGTACGCGCCAGGCGCGGGGACGCCCAGGCGATAGTCGCGGCGAGGCACGGGCGTGAAGTTGACGAGGGCGATGGTGAAGGCCCCCTCGTGAGCCCGTCTCATCAACGCAATCACGCTCCGCTCCGCATCGTCGCAGTCGATCCACGAGAATCCGGCCGGGTCGTTGTCGGCCTCCCACAGCGAGGGCTCCTCGCGGTAAACGCGATTGAGGTCGCGCACCCACCGTTGCAGGCCGGCGTGGCGAGGGTCGCCGAGCACTTCCCAGTCAAGCTGCCAGTCGTGGTCCCATTCGCGCCACTGGCCAATCTCGCCGCCCATGAACAGCAGCTTCTTGCCGGGGTGCACGTACATGTAGCCATAGAGCGCGCGCAGGCCCGCGTGCTTCTGCCACACGTCGCCGGGCATCTTGCCGAGCATCGATTTCTTGCCGTAGACCACTTCGTCGTGCGAGAACGGCTGGATGAAGCGCTCGCTATAGGCGTAGACCATCGAGAAGGTGATCTTGTTGTGGTGCCATTTGCGGTGGACCGGATCCTCCTTCGCGTAGTCGAGCATGTCGTGCATCCAGCCCATGTTCCACTTGTAGGTGAATCCGAGGCCGCCGGCGGCGATCGCGTGCGTGACGCCGGGCCACGAGGTGGATTCTTCGGCGCAGACCACGGCGCCCGGGCATTCGTGCTCGACCAGTTGGTTGAGGTGCTTGACGAACTCCACGGCCTCGAGGTTTTCGCGGCCGCCGAACCGATTGGGGACCCACTGCCCCTGTTCCCGCGAGTAGTCGAGATACAACATCGACGCCACGGCATCGACGCGCAGCCCGTCGATGTGGAACTCGCGGAGCCAGAACAGCGCGTTGCTCAGGAGAAACGAGCGGACCTCATGGCGCCCGTAGTTGAAGACGAGCGTGCCCCAGTCCTGGTGCTCGCCCTGCCGCGGGTCGGCGTGCTCGTAGAGCGCGGTGCCGTCGAAGCGCGCGAGTCCGTGCTGGTCCTTCGGGAAATGCCCCGGCACCCAGTCGAGCAGCACGCCGATGCCGGCCTGGTGAAACGCCTCGACCAGCGCCTTGAAGTCGTCGGGCGTGCCGAAGCGGCTGGTCGGCGCGAAGAAGCCAATCACCTGGTAGCCCCAGGAGCCGGTGAACGGATGCTCCATGATGGGCAGCAGCTCGACGTGGGTGTAGCCCATCTCCTTCACGTAGGGGACGAGCCGCTCGATCATTTCGCGGTAGGTCAGCAGCCGGCCATCGGCCGACCGCTGCCAGCTTCCGAGGTGGACCTCGTACACCGACATCGGCCTCTTCAGCCACTGCCCGCTGGCCGCGCGCGACGCCATCCAGTGGTCGTCTTTCCACGGGTAGGGCTCGTCGTGCCACACGATCGACGCGGTTTGCGGGGGCGGCTCGAAGCGGCGCCCGCACGGGTCGGCCTTGAGCACGGCGTGCCCGTCGGCGCCAATCACCTCGAACTTGTAGCGGTCGCCCTGGCCGAGGTCGGGCAGGAAGATCTCCCAGTAGCCGGACGGACGGATGGCGCGCATCGGGTGGACGCGGCCGTCCCAGCCGTTGAAGTCGCCGACCACGCTGACCCGCTGCGCGTTGGGCGCCCACACCGCGAAGTGAACGCCGCGGCGAATGCCATGGGTGATGGCACGGGCGCCCAGCCGCTCGTAGACGCGGTAGTGCGTGCCCTCGCCGAGCAGGTGGAGATCGAAATCGGTCAGCACCGGCCCATAGCGATACGGATCATCCATCTCGGTGGACGACCCATCGGGCCACACCAGCCGGAGGCGGTAATCGAAATCGGCCCGGCACTCGTTGGGCACCACCACCTCGAACAGGCCTTCCGGATGGAGGCGCGTGCAGGCGATGACGTCGGGCTGGCCAAAGGCCACCACCTCGAGGCCACGCACGTGCGGACGGAAGACGCGGATGGCGACACCCGTGTCCGCGTCATGCGGACCGAGGATGGCAAAGGGATCGGGATGCATGCCTCGCACGAGGGCGTCGATCTCGGTGCGCGCCAACTTCGAGGGCATATCCGTATGCTACTCTGCCAGCCGCCATGAACAGACGACGCTTCTTCTCGGCCGTGACCAGCGCCTTTGCCGCCGGCGCCGCCGCGCCCGCGCTGGCCCAGCAATCCGCGGCCGCGCCCGCCCGCATCGATCGCCTCCGCCTCGACGCCGCCGAGAGCATTTTCGGCGTGGACTTCACCGAGGCCGAAGAGCAGATGGCGCTCAACAGCGTCAACCGCAATCTCGACAGCTTCGAGCAGTTGCGCAAGCTCACCGTGCCGCTCGACACCGAGCCCGCCATCACGTTCAGGCCGTACCTGCCCGGGAAGCGGCCCACCGGCAAGGCCACTCCGGGGGCTCGTCTGCGCGTGACCAGGACCACGGTGCCCACCAGCCTCACCTCCGAACAGATCGCGTTTCTTCCGGTGACCGCCCTGGCGGCGTTGATCGAGAGCAAGCGCATCACGTCAACCGAGCTCACGAAGATCTATCTCGATCGGCTGAAGAAGCACGGCGACACGCTCAAGTGCGTGGTCACGCTGACCGAAGACCTCGCGCTCACGCAGGCCGCCGACGCCGATGCGGAGATCAAGGCCGGCAAGTACCGCGGGCCGCTGCACGGCATTCCCTGGGGCGCCAAGGATCTGCTGGCCGCCAGGGGCTACAAGACCACCTGGGGCGCGACGCCGTACAAGGACCAGGTCATCGATCTCGACGCCACCGTGGTCGAGCGGTTGCGCGACGCCGGCGCCGTGCTGGTCGCCAAGCTGTCGATGGGCGCGCTGGCGCAGGGCGGCGTCTGGTTCGGCGGCTCGACGCGCAATCCGTGGAACACGGAACGCAGCTCGAGCGGCTCGTCCGCCGGCCCGGGCGCGGCCACGGCCGCCGGCCTGGTCGGCTTCTCGATCGGCACCGAGACCCTGGGGTCGATCATCTCGCCGTCGGTCACCAACGGCGTCACCGGCCTGCGGCCGACCTACGGCCGCGTCAGCCGCCACGGCGCGATGGCGCTCAGTTGGACCATGGACAAGATCGGGCCGATGTGCCGATCGGTCGAAGACTGCGCGCTGGTCTTGAATGCGATCTACGGAGCCGACGGCCGCGACGACACCGTGACCGACGCGCCGTTCGAGTGGAACCCGGACCGTCCGATCGGGTCGCTGCGAATCGGCTACCTCCAGAAGGAATTCGAGTCGGGCCCGAACAACCCCAACCCGAGCGATGCGCAGCGGCAGGCCGCGGAGGCCCGCAAGGCGATGTACGCGCAGGCCCTCGAGGTGTTCCGCAAGGCCGGGGCGAAGCTGGAACCCCTCGCCCTGCCGGACTTCCCGACCGGCGCGATCGGCTTCGTGCTGAGCGCCGAGGCGGCGGCGGCGTTCGACGACCTCACCCGCAACAAGGAGCAACTGGCCACGCTGACGGCGCAATCACCCGGCGACTGGCCCAACACCTTCCGCAGCTCGCGGTTCATTCCCGCCGTGGAGTACATCCGCGCCATGCGGGCGCGGCGGTTGTTGATGCAGGAGATGGACAAGGTGATGTCGCAGTACGATGTCTTCCTGAGCCCCGCGCCCGGCAGTGCCAGCCTGCAAGTCACCAACCTGACCGGCCATCCCGCGCTCGTGCTCAAGTGCGGGTTCATCGACAACATGCCGGCATCGATCATGATCACCGGGCGGCTCTACGACGAGGCCACGGTCTGCCGCGTCGCGCTCGCCTACGAACAGGCGACCGACTGGCACCGCAAGCACCCGACCATATAGACCACGGTAGGGCACCCCTTTATGGGGTGCCGCCATTCCTGACGGCTACCGCAGGTGTTGGCCGGGCTTGAGCGTCTGGCTCGCCGGCGCCGGAGTGCCCGTTTCAACCCAGCGCACCAGGTGGTCGAACGCCTCGCGCACCGTCGGCAGGTACGACGGCCCCTCCCCCATCGCGTTCGCCACGTCCGCATCGAGCTTCATGCGCGATGTCGCGATGTATTGAAACGACATCACACCGTCATCGTCGCTCGACATGTGCCAGACACCTGCCACCTGGTACAGCCGGTGCGAGGCGCGCGGCTCCGCGCGTTCGGCATAGGCTCGGAGCTCGCGGATCACGAGGTCATCCCACGTCCCCACTACTTCGATGGTGGGCACCTGGATGCGGCCGGTGGTGTCTTCGACCGCCGTCTGCGGCCGCGCCGCCGCCACCACCGCGCCGGACCCGGTGTACGGCCACAGGCGCCGCGCCTCGACCGGCGTGCCAATGGCCTCGGCGTAAGAACGAATCTTGGGATCGGTCGCCGGGACTCCGGCATGCGCGCGCGGATCGATCAACGGCCACAGCGCCGCCATGCGCGTCATGCGATCGAGCCGCGTGACCAGGTCGCCGCCGGCGCCGGCGATGATCAGCGTGCCGGCAAACACTTTTTGCGGATCTTCCGCCGCGAGGCGGGCAATGCCGCCGCCCATGGACAGGCCAACCAGGTACACGCGCACCGGCGCGCGGCCGCCGAGGCGGGCGACCTCGCCTTTCACCAGGTGGGTGAACTCATAGGTGAGCTGCAGGCCACCCGGCGACGACATGGCGCCGTCACGATCGACGCTGGCATAGGCGAACCCGCGGGCCAACGCGTACTGCCCGATCACGTCGTCCAACGCCGTCTCGCTCGTCCCGAACACCTTGCCGGCGCGATCGACGCTGTTGCCGCCGGAGCCGCCGTGCGCGCCGATCACCAGGGCGCCATTCCATTTCAGAGGCGTTCGAATGACAGCGCGCTTACTGACAGATTTGCCACCAAGGCTGCCCGAAACCAAACCTTTGAATTGGCGACCGTCTTTTATGGACGTCTCGGTGTCTAATGTGAAGTGAGATTGCGCGAATGCGCCGCTGGTCACAGCAACCGCAAACAGTACGCTTAGGCACCATCGTTGCATCGGAGCATTGTATGCGCGACATCCTTCATCGTCTCGTGTTTGTCTGGACCACCATCGCATCGGTCGGACTGTTTGGAGACGGGCTCGCTGAAGCGTGCATGTGCCAGCCGGCGACGTGTGGCAATCTGACCCGCGCCGCATCGGTAATCGAAGCGACGGTGGAATCGATCGAGGCCGTGCCGGGCTCGCCAGCGATGCCCGCGAACGCGGCCAGCGCGTCGTCTTTGGGCGTGGGTTCGAAGATCGTGCGGCTGAGAGATGTGAAAGCGTGGCGCGGTGAAGCGCCAACGATGCTCGTGACTGGAGCCGGCGGCGGCGATTGCGGATACGAGTTCTTTCGAGCGGGCACCCGTTATCTGATCGAGACCAATCGGTTGCCCGGAGGCGGCTATGCCGTGAGCATGTGTTCGCTGGTACGCGAAATTCAGCACGCGCAGCCGCTGCTGGAGTATCTCAAGGCGCTCAACGACGGAGTCAAGGAGGTCAGGGTGATTGGCACCGTCGCGCGCATCACAGGATGGCCGCCGTATGAGGACGCGTTCAGGCCGGTCAAGGGCGCAGAGATCACGTTGTCTGGGCCGCGGCAGTTCAAGCGCGTCACCGATGAGGCTGGCGGTTTCGACGCGCGCGGCCTCCCTCCTGGCGCGTATTCGGTGTCGGCACGGGTCGACGGCGCCCCCCTGCGCGCAGATCGTCAGTGGAGCACTTTCGTGATCGAGGAGTCGCCGGCCTGCGTCCAGTTGAATATCCAGGTTCCGGCGACCGGACGCGTGGCGGTTGCCGTCCTCGGAGATGATGGCGCGCCGATGCCAGGGGCCTTTGTTTATCTGGAGTCCGCCGATCATGTTGATCGGGACGGACGCAGGCCGGGCTGGGGACTGACGTTGCCAGAAGGCCAAGCCGTGGTCCCGGACATTCCACCGGGCCGCTACATGATCGCGATCAACCCTGGCGTCGGGCCGTCGCCCGGGTCGCCTTACCTGGAGGCGTCGTCGCCGGTCTTCGTCATCGAAGATGGCAAGACCGCTACTCCACCGCCACTGCGACCTCGGCGCGCGACGAAGATTGCAGTCTCAGGGGTTGTCCGCGACGGCAGCGGCGCGCCACTCGCCGGCGTCGTAGTGGACCAGTGGATTCAGCTGATGAACGGCAGGCGAAGCAGCGACTGGCCTCATCCCAAGACCGACGCGGAGGGTCGGTTCGAAATGCAGCTGTGGAAGGATCAACCCTACGTTGTTACGGTCGGTCCTGAGCGGGACCCATGGGGCCGGATTGAGTTCGTCGCGGACGGCCGCCCGATCGCAGTCACCGCCCGGCCGCGTTGATGCGGCCGCCCACGCGGTTAAGATAGAGACATGACTACTGCAACGTTCGAGACCTCCGAGGGCACCTTCAAGGTCAAGCTCTACGACGACAAGGCGCCGAAGACCGTCGCCAATTTCGTCGGCCTCGCCGACGGCACCAAGGAATGGACCGACCCCAAGACCGGCAAACCGGTCACCCGGCCGTTCTATGACGGGCTGAACTTCCACCGCGTCATCGACGGCTTCATGATCCAGGGCGGCTGCCCGATGGGCAACGGCATGGGCGGCCCCGGCTACAAGTTCGCGGACGAGTTTGGTCCCGGGCTGCGGCACGATCGCGACGGCCTCCTGTCGATGGCCAACTCCGGCCCCAACACCAACGGCAGCCAGTTCTTCATCACGCTCGCGCCGACGCCGTGGCTCGACAACAAGCACGCCATCTTCGGCGAGGTCACCGAGGGCATCGACATCGTCCGCGCCATCGGCAAGGTCAAGACCGCCGCGCAGGATCGCCCGGCGAAGGAGATCGTCGTCAAGTCGGTGAAGATCGAGAAGAGCTAGGCGATGGACCGGCCTTCGCGCCCGCGCGTCGGCCCGGCCAGCCCCGATGTGCTGATGCCGCAGGTCTACGACGAGTTGCGGCGCCTGGCGGCGAATTACCTGCGGCACGAACGCCCGGGGCAGACGCTGCAGGCGACCGCGCTCGTGCACGAAGCGTTCTTGCGGCTCAACGCCGAGAAGAACCACCCCTGGAAGAACCGCACGCACTTTCTCGCCATCGCCGCGCTGTCGATGCGCCAGATTCTCGTGCAGCGCGCCCGCGCCCGCCACGCCGAGAAGCGCGGCGGCGACGCCCAGCGCATCACCCTCGATGAATCGGCGCTCGCCGAGGTCCCCGCCACCCAGCCGGCCGGCGTCGACGTACTCGCCCTCGACGCGGCGCTCGAACGCCTGGCCGCCTTGGAACCGCAGCAGGCGAAGATTGTCGAGTTGCGCTACTTCGGCGGGCTGACGGTCGAAGAAGTCGGCGAGGCCCTCGACATCGCCTCTGCCACGGTGAAGCGCCACTGGACGCTGGCGCGCGCCTGGTTACGCAAGGAATTGGCGGGCCCGCTTGACGCCTGAGCGCTGGCAACGCGTGGGCGCGCTGTTCGATCGCGCGATTGCCGAACCACCGGCCGCGCGCTCGACTGTCGTCCGCGCCTCGTCCGAACCCGCGGACATTCAGGACGAAGTGCTGGCCCTGCTGGCGGCGCACGACACCGGCGACGGGTTTCTCGAGCCGGCCGCCCTGCTCGAAGCCGGCGCCATGGTGGGCGCCTACCGCATTGTCCGCATCCTCGGCCGCGGCGGCATGGGCGTGGTCTACCTGGCCGACGACACGCGGCTGCACCGGCCGGTGGCGCTCAAGGCGCTGCCGCCGCACCTGTTTCGCGATGATCGCATGCGGTCGCGGCTGCGGCAGGAGGCCCGCGCCGCGGCGGCGTTGTCGCATCCCGCCATCGCCACGGTCTATGCGCTCGAGGAGGTCGGCGAACAGCCGTTTATCGCCTCCGAGTACCTGGAAGGCCGCACGCTGCGTGAAGAGCTCGCCGATGGCCCGTTGCCGCCCGATCGCGCCTTGGCCACCACGACGGAAATCGCCCAGGCCCTGGTCGCCGCGCACGACCGCGGCATCGTGCATCGCGACCTCAAGCCCGAGAACATCGTGCGAGGCCCGAACGGCTCGGTGAAGATCCTCGACTTCGGCCTCGCGCAGTTCGACACCGCGGCGCAGGACCTGGCGTCGGTCACGCGACTGACCGAACCCGGCGTGATGGCGGGGACGCCGCCCTACATGGCGCCCGAGCAGTTGCTTGGCCAGCCGACCAGCGCGCGCACCGATCAGTTCGCCTTCGGCGTGTTGCTGTACGAGCTGCTGACCGGCCGCCACCCGTTCGGCGACGGTTCGCTGCCCATGATCATCGCCCGTGTGCTGTCGGCGGAGCCCGAACCCGCGGACGCCATTCCGCCCGACCTGTGGCCCATCATCGCGCGCACGTTGCAGAAAAAACCGGCTGATCGCTTTTCAACCACCGCAGAACTCGCCAGCGCACTGGAGCATCTGGGCCCGCCTTCGCTCGCGCGGGAACCTGGCGCGAGCTACGGCGAGGTCGCGCCGAAGCGGCCCGCGGCCGCGAAGGCGGACACCCCAGGCACCTTGAATGGTGCCAGTGCCTGGTGGCAAACCCACCAACTCGTCGTCGCGCTGGTGTACTGGTTCATGGCGTGGCCGGCATGGGAGGTGCACAAGTGGACCGGCCGTTACGGCGTCCTCAACTTCCTGCTCACGCTCGTCACCATCATCGTCGCGGGCAACCTGCGATTACACCTGTGGTTCACGTCGCGCACCTTCCCGTCGGAACTGGCCGCGCAACGCGCCAACGTCTGGCGCGGCATCCGGGTGGCCGACTACGCGTTCGCGCTGATCATGACGGCCACCGGCCTGGTGATCGCCGACGCCCACACCGGATGGGGCGCGTTGTTCGTGGCTTTCGGCTTGGGTTCAGCACTCGGCTTCCTGGTCATCGAGCCGGCGACGGCACGGGCCGCCTTCGACACAGCTGCCGCCCGGCGGCGTGGATAGCGCGGATTCGCTCCGGGCACTAATTGGGCATTATGGCCAATTAGGGTAAAATACCCACCATGAGTTCCACCCTCACCGATCTGCCGCGGATTCCAGCCTCCGACGTCAAGAAGCGCGGATGGCGCGGGGTCATGCGCGCACTGGCGTCGAAGGGGCCAGTGGTCGTGACGAATCACTCGGAGCCCGAGGCGGTCATTCTCTCCGCCCAGGACTATGCACGCCTCCTCACGATCGTGAAAGAGACCGAGTCGAGAACGGAGGAGGGGCTGGAATCGCTCCGCCGCCGTTTCGACGAACGGCTCGCGGGGCTGCGCCAGCCCGGGGCCGGCGATCGGCTGCGCGCACTCAGCAGGAGCCCGGCGAGACTTCGCGGCAAGGTCAAGGCCGGTACTGGCTACTGATGGCGCGGCCGGTCCTGTACGTGCTGGCCGGCGTGAACGGTGCGGGCAAGAGCTCAATCGGCGGTCACCTGCTGACGCGCGCCGGTCTGGACTGGTTCAACCCCGACACGTTTGCACGCGAACTGATGGCGAGCACCAGCTGCGACCTGGAGTCGGCCAACGCACACGCGTGGACCGAGAGCGTGCGCCGGCTCGACGAAGCGGTGGCGCAGGGACAATCGTACGCGTTCGAGACCACCCTGGGCGGCCGCACCGTTGCCGCGCGAATTCAGGCGGCCACCGACACGCACGACGTGATCATCTGGTTCTGCGGGCTGGATTCTCCTGAGCGGCACCTGCAGCGGGTGCGTGCCCGCGTGTCTCAGGGTGGCCACGACATTCCCGAAGCGAAGATCCGGGCCCGCTATCCACGGGCCCAGCGCAACGTGATCGCCCTGATGCCACACGTGGCCCATATGCGCGTGTACGACAACTCCACGGAAGCGGCGACCGGCTTCCCGGTCCCCGATCCGTTGCTCGTGATGGAGTGGGAACATGGGCATCTCGTGCACCCTCCTGCGCACGACCCGGCCGCCCTCGGGCGCACGCCTGAATGGGCCAAGGCGTTGGTCGAAGCCGCGTTATCGCTCGACTTGCTGAAGGTCAAGGGCGAAAACGCGATATAAAGAGGCCGTGCTCGACGACCTCGTGAATGCCCTTCGCCAATGGCGGCGCACGCCCGTCGTCACCGCCGTGGCGCTGGTGTCGCTTGGCCTCGGCATCGGCGCCAACGTCGCGCTCTTCGGATTGGTTGACACGCTGCTGTTGCGGTCGCTGCCCGTGCGCGATCCGCAATCGCTCATCCGCTTCGCCTGGAACGACAGCCACTTTAGCGGCGCGGCCGACCTCACCATTGCCACGCGGGCGTGGGCGCACGTGCGCGACCAGCAACCGTTTGCCGAATCGGTCTTCGTCGTCGCCAACGATCGCGTGAACCTCGCGCGCGGCGGCGAGGCGCGCCATGTGCCGGCGCTGTTCGTGAGTGGCGGCGGCCTCGACGCGCTGGGCGTGCAGCCGACGATCGGCCGAACGCTACAACCGGCGGACGATCGGCCCGAGGCCCCGCCCGCCGCGATGATCAGTCACGCTTTGTGGCAGCGCGACTACGGCGGCCAGGCGAGCGTCCTCGGCCAGACGATCTTCATCAACGACCAGCCGTTCTCGATTGTCGGCGTCGCCCCGCCATGGTTCTTTGGCGTCGTCGTCGGCCAGGGTGCCGATGTGTTGGTGCCGGTGGCCGCGGAAACGGCGGTGCGCAGAGGGGCCGGCCTGGGCGAGCGGCGCGCCGACACGCCGTGGTTGACACTGTACGGGCGGCTGCGGCCCGGCCAATCCGCCGACGATGCGACCGCGCTGTTGCAGGGGTGGTCGCCTGAATTGCGCGACGGCCTGCGTGGTCCTGTCCCGGTCGGCACGGAGCCGGAGCCATTCATGCCATACGCCATTTCCGGCGCGCAGGGCATTTCGTTCCTGCGGTCGCAATACGAACGACCGCTCCTGGTCCTGCTGGCAGCGGTCGCTCTGGTGCTGCTGATTGCGTGCGCCAACCTCGCGGCCCTGGTGCTGGCGCGATTCACCGATCGCCATCACGAGTTGGGTGTCCGTCTGGCGCTTGGCGCGGGACGGGCGCGCCTGATGCGCATGCTGGTGGCCGAGAGCCTGTTGCTGTCGGCGGCCGGCGCCCTCATCGGCGTCTGGTTCGCGGATGTCGCGGTGGTAGCGGTGATGCCTTACCTGTCATCCAGCAGTACCCAACCAGCGGACCTGCGGGTCGTCATTGACGCGCGCCTGATGGCATTCGCGGCTCTGCTGGCTGTGGGTAGCGGCATCATCTCGGGCGTGGTACCGGCCTGGCGCGCCTCGAGGGTATCGCCACAACTGTCGATGGCGGCGTCAGCCAGGGGCGGTCTTCACGGCAGGCGCGCGGCGCGCAGCATGCGACTGCTGGTGGCGGCGCAGGTCGCGCTCTCGCTGGTGCTGGTGGCCGGCGCTTCGGTGATGGTCCGGTCCTTTGTCGCGCTGACCGCGAACGCGACCGGCGTCGAGCCCGACCGCGTGCTTGTCATGCGCATAAGTGGCGGTCTGGCCGGCGCCGACGCGGCGACCCGCTTCGATCGCATCGAACGCATTCGCCAGTCGCTGGGGGCGCTGCCGGGAGTCGAAGCCGTATCGGCGGGCATGTTCACGCCGCTCAGCGGCATCATGTCGGTGTCGCGGGTGGACGTCCCCGGGAGTCTCTTCAATCCCGCGAGCGGTAACGGCACGACCGTGCTGAACGGCCGGGGCAGCGGCTTCGGCCCCTTCAACCAGGTCCTGCCGGGATTCTTTCGTGTCGTCGGCACGCCGATCATCAACGGCCGGGACTTCGATGACCGCGACGGGCCGGCATCCCAGCCCGTGGCCATCGTGAACCAGGCGTTCGCGGCGCGTCACTTTGGCGACGGCAATCCGATCGGCCGGACACTCTCCGTCAATGGCAAGACGCTCGCAATCGTCGGTGTCGCCGCCGATTCGCGCCTCATGACACTGAAGGAGACGGCACCGATGGCGCT from Vicinamibacterales bacterium encodes the following:
- a CDS encoding serine/threonine-protein kinase; its protein translation is MTPERWQRVGALFDRAIAEPPAARSTVVRASSEPADIQDEVLALLAAHDTGDGFLEPAALLEAGAMVGAYRIVRILGRGGMGVVYLADDTRLHRPVALKALPPHLFRDDRMRSRLRQEARAAAALSHPAIATVYALEEVGEQPFIASEYLEGRTLREELADGPLPPDRALATTTEIAQALVAAHDRGIVHRDLKPENIVRGPNGSVKILDFGLAQFDTAAQDLASVTRLTEPGVMAGTPPYMAPEQLLGQPTSARTDQFAFGVLLYELLTGRHPFGDGSLPMIIARVLSAEPEPADAIPPDLWPIIARTLQKKPADRFSTTAELASALEHLGPPSLAREPGASYGEVAPKRPAAAKADTPGTLNGASAWWQTHQLVVALVYWFMAWPAWEVHKWTGRYGVLNFLLTLVTIIVAGNLRLHLWFTSRTFPSELAAQRANVWRGIRVADYAFALIMTATGLVIADAHTGWGALFVAFGLGSALGFLVIEPATARAAFDTAAARRRG
- a CDS encoding carboxypeptidase regulatory-like domain-containing protein; this encodes MRDILHRLVFVWTTIASVGLFGDGLAEACMCQPATCGNLTRAASVIEATVESIEAVPGSPAMPANAASASSLGVGSKIVRLRDVKAWRGEAPTMLVTGAGGGDCGYEFFRAGTRYLIETNRLPGGGYAVSMCSLVREIQHAQPLLEYLKALNDGVKEVRVIGTVARITGWPPYEDAFRPVKGAEITLSGPRQFKRVTDEAGGFDARGLPPGAYSVSARVDGAPLRADRQWSTFVIEESPACVQLNIQVPATGRVAVAVLGDDGAPMPGAFVYLESADHVDRDGRRPGWGLTLPEGQAVVPDIPPGRYMIAINPGVGPSPGSPYLEASSPVFVIEDGKTATPPPLRPRRATKIAVSGVVRDGSGAPLAGVVVDQWIQLMNGRRSSDWPHPKTDAEGRFEMQLWKDQPYVVTVGPERDPWGRIEFVADGRPIAVTARPR
- a CDS encoding alpha/beta fold hydrolase → MIGAHGGSGGNSVDRAGKVFGTSETALDDVIGQYALARGFAYASVDRDGAMSSPGGLQLTYEFTHLVKGEVARLGGRAPVRVYLVGLSMGGGIARLAAEDPQKVFAGTLIIAGAGGDLVTRLDRMTRMAALWPLIDPRAHAGVPATDPKIRSYAEAIGTPVEARRLWPYTGSGAVVAAARPQTAVEDTTGRIQVPTIEVVGTWDDLVIRELRAYAERAEPRASHRLYQVAGVWHMSSDDDGVMSFQYIATSRMKLDADVANAMGEGPSYLPTVREAFDHLVRWVETGTPAPASQTLKPGQHLR
- a CDS encoding AAA family ATPase, encoding MARPVLYVLAGVNGAGKSSIGGHLLTRAGLDWFNPDTFARELMASTSCDLESANAHAWTESVRRLDEAVAQGQSYAFETTLGGRTVAARIQAATDTHDVIIWFCGLDSPERHLQRVRARVSQGGHDIPEAKIRARYPRAQRNVIALMPHVAHMRVYDNSTEAATGFPVPDPLLVMEWEHGHLVHPPAHDPAALGRTPEWAKALVEAALSLDLLKVKGENAI
- a CDS encoding peptidylprolyl isomerase — translated: MTTATFETSEGTFKVKLYDDKAPKTVANFVGLADGTKEWTDPKTGKPVTRPFYDGLNFHRVIDGFMIQGGCPMGNGMGGPGYKFADEFGPGLRHDRDGLLSMANSGPNTNGSQFFITLAPTPWLDNKHAIFGEVTEGIDIVRAIGKVKTAAQDRPAKEIVVKSVKIEKS
- a CDS encoding ECF-type sigma factor; its protein translation is MDRPSRPRVGPASPDVLMPQVYDELRRLAANYLRHERPGQTLQATALVHEAFLRLNAEKNHPWKNRTHFLAIAALSMRQILVQRARARHAEKRGGDAQRITLDESALAEVPATQPAGVDVLALDAALERLAALEPQQAKIVELRYFGGLTVEEVGEALDIASATVKRHWTLARAWLRKELAGPLDA
- a CDS encoding type II toxin-antitoxin system prevent-host-death family antitoxin codes for the protein MSSTLTDLPRIPASDVKKRGWRGVMRALASKGPVVVTNHSEPEAVILSAQDYARLLTIVKETESRTEEGLESLRRRFDERLAGLRQPGAGDRLRALSRSPARLRGKVKAGTGY